Proteins from a genomic interval of Raphanus sativus cultivar WK10039 unplaced genomic scaffold, ASM80110v3 Scaffold0450, whole genome shotgun sequence:
- the LOC108821952 gene encoding SNF2 domain-containing protein CLASSY 1 has protein sequence MKRKRYYQLNHTFDPCPFEVFSSGTWKAVEYLRVERGSMTMRLLEKGHVLDDVKPFQWLRLRSRKATTIDCTTFLRHGVDVCVLYQKDEATPEDDQDPVWVDAKIVSIERKPHEPECLCEFYVSIYIDQGCISSEKHRMNRASVLMGLDQISILQKFPKEQSVDRFYRWRYSEDSASLVKTRLTLGKFMSDLSWLLVTSVLKSTVFHIKTIQNKMVYLIVNDEEESSSSSCLSAMNITVEDGVYMSKVVTFNPDERNGTPALDYVHVEVEEESEEEEEEEVMELRRSKRRNMRPERYGFSGVLPDSKDGWVRLMPYKYSTWTDDDDEDDDEEEDSNDDDRDTDDDLYLPLSHFFGENSSAKGFSKGKESEIVLVDKAARKRKMKMKMKMKKRDGTGGSRELSVIPFTPVFDPIPLEEFGFNANSLWSGNLMDEMDRYRSKATSKYGKKKMLSEMDEMESDLGWVDNMSKSSVQKKTGSRSRIRSGYGKTGHSDEPQIFKKRTLSAGAYNKLIESYMSNIDSTIAAKKETNSVVEQWEALKNPTSTAMEGEDGSSEDEDDDSEGETSENEMLWREMELCMASSYILDDNELRVDNEAFQKATSGCEHDYELNEEIGMCCRLCGHVGSEIRDVSAPFARQKKWTTEAKHINEEDIIDTKVKQDGDESRSFTMPVASLEEVPSPDESENVWSLIPQLKRKLHMHQRKAFEFLWRNLAGSVIPSMMDPSSDKIGGCVVSHTPGAGKTFLIIAFLASYLKIFPGKRPLVLAPKTTLYTWYKEFIKWEIPVPVHLIHGRRTYCVAKEDKIQFKGIPKPSQDVSHVIDCLDKIQKWHAQPSVLVMGYTSFLTLMREDSKFAHRKYMAKVLRESPGLLVLDEGHNPRSTKSRLRKALMKVDTDLRVLLSGTLFQNNFCEYFNTLCLARPKFIHEVLMELDEKFNTNQTVQKAPHLIENRARKFFLDIIAKKIDTKVGDERLQGLNMLRNMTSGFIDNYEGSGSGSGDVLPGLQIYTLLMNSTDLQHKTLNKLQTIMSTYPGYPLELELLITLAAIHPWLVKTSTCCAKFFNPEELFEIEKLKHDAKKGSKVMFVLNLVFRVVKREKILIFCHNIAPIRLFLELFENVFRWKRGREILTLTGDLELFDRGRVIDKFEEHGGPSRVLLASITACAEGISLTAASRVIMLDSEWNPSKTKQAIARAFRPGQQKVVYVYQLLSRGTLEEDKYRRTTWKEWVSSMIFSEEFVEDPSQWQAEKIEDDVLREIVEEDKVKSFHMIMKNEKASTG, from the exons ATGAAGAGAAAGCGTTACTATCAGTTGAACCATACCTTTGATCCATGTC CTTTCGAGGTGTTCAGTTCAGGGACTTGGAAGGCCGTGGAGTACTTAAGAGTCGAGAGGGGATCGATGACCATGCGACTTTTGGAGAAGGGGCATGTATTGGATGATGTAAAACCTTTTCAATGGCTTCGTCTTAGATCAAGAAAGGCCACTACTATCGACTGCACCACTTTTCTACGGCACGGTGTTGATGTTTGTGTTCTCTATCAGAAAGATGAAGCGACTCCAGAGGATGACCAGGACCCG GTTTGGGTTGATGCAAAGATTGTATCAATAGAGAGGAAGCCTCATGAACCTGAGTGCTTGTGTGAGTTCTACGTCAGCATCTATATAGACCAAGGCTGCATCAGTTCGGAGAAGCACAGGATGAATAGAGCTTCTGTGCTCATGGGACTGGACCAAATCTCCATTCTACAAAAGTTTCCCAAGGAACAAAGCGTGGACCGGTTCTACAGATGGAGATACTCCGAGGACAGTGCTTCGCTGGTGAAAACAAGGCTTACACTCGGCAAGTTCATGTCTGATCTCTCTTGGCTTCTTGTTACATCAGTCTTGAAAAGCACAGTGTTCCATATCAAAACAATCCAAAACAAGATGGTGTATCTGATTGTGAATGATGAAGAGGAGTCTAGTAGTAGTTCTTGTTTGAGTGCAATGAATATAACGGTGGAAGATGGAGTTTACATGTCAAAGGTGGTTACATTCAATCCAGATGAGAGAAATGGTACTCCTGCTCTAGATTATGTTCATGTAGAGGTGGAGGAGGAAAgtgaagaggaggaggaggaggaggtgatgGAGCTGCGTCGATCCAAGAGAAGAAACATGAGGCCTGAAAGATATGGTTTCTCTGGGGTTCTGCCAGATTCAAAGGATGGATGGGTAAGGCTGATGCCATATAAGTACAGCACATGGACTGATGACGAcgacgaagatgatgatgaagaagaagatagtaaTGATGATGATAGAGATACAGATGATGATTTGTACTTACCCTTATCACACTTCTTTGGGGAAAATAGCAGCGCAAAGGGGTTTAGTAAGGGTAAGGAAAGTGAGATTGTTTTGGTAGACAAAGCAgcgaggaagaggaagatgaagatgaagatgaagatgaagaaaagagATGGAACTGGTGGAAGCCGCGAGCTCTCAGTTATTCCCTTTACTCCTGTCTTTGACCCTATACCATTGGAAGAGTTTGGTTTCAATGCAAACAGTTTGTGGAGTGGTAATTTGATGGATGAGATGGATAGGTATCGTAGTAAAGCTACGTCAAAATatgggaagaagaagatgttgtCTGAAATGGATGAGATGGAATCTGACTTGGGTTGGGTTGACAACATGAGCAAGTCCTCGGTCCAAAAGAAAACAGGATCACGCTCCCGGATAAGGTCTGGTTATGGGAAAACCGGACATTCTGATGAACCGCAGATATTTAAGAAGAGAACATTGAGCGCAGGTGCTTATAACAAGCTGATAGAGTCATACATGAGTAATATTGACTCCACGATTGCAGCCAAGAAGGAAACAAACAGTGTTGTTGAGCAATGGGAAGCGTTAAAGAACCCTACAAGCACTGCAATGGAAGGTGAAGACGGGTCGAGtgaggatgaggatgatgataGTGAGGGAGAGACGTCGGAGAATGAGATGTTATGGAGGGAGATGGAACTATGTATGGCTTCTTCTTACATTCTTGATGACAATGAG TTGAGAGTGGATAACGAGGCGTTCCAGAAAGCAACAAGTGGTTGTGAACATGATTATGAACTGAATGAAGAAATAGGAATGTGTTGCAGATTATGTGGTCATGTAGGATCGGAGATAAGAGATGTTTCTGCACCTTTT GCGAGACAAAAGAAATGGACCACAGAGGCTAAGCACATCAACGAAGAAGACATTATTGACACTAAGGTGAAACAAGATGGAGATGAGAGCCGCAGTTTCACTATGCCTGTGGCTTCCTTAGAAGAGGTTCCCTCGCCTGATGAAAGTGAGAACGTTTGGTCACTAATACCACAGCTCAAGAGAAAACTTCACATGCACCAGAGAAAAGCCTTTGAGTTTCTCTGGAGGAACCTAGCCGGGTCAGTGATTCCCTCCATGATGGATCCGAGTTCAGATAAGATAGGTGGCTGCGTGGTTTCTCACACCCCTGGAGCAGGCAAGACGTTTCTCATCATTGCTTTTCTTGCAAGCTACTTGAAGATATTCCCTGGGAAGAGGCCTTTGGTTCTTGCTCCCAAAACAACCTTGTACACATGGTACAAGGAGTTCATCAAATGGGAGATTCCAGTTCCCGTTCACTTGATCCATGGCCGTAGAACCTACTGTGTAGCCAAAGAGGACAAGATTCAGTTCAAGGGGATTCCGAAACCGAGCCAAGATGTTAGTCATGTTATCGACTGTTTAGACAAGATTCAGAAGTGGCATGCGCAGCCTAGTGTTCTTGTAATGGGTTACACTTCGTTTCTAACACTGATGAGAGAAGATTCCAAGTTTGCTCACAGAAAGTATATGGCTAAAGTACTTAGAGAGTCTCCAGGGCTTCTGGTTCTAGACGAGGGACACAACCCTAGGAGTACCAAGTCGAGATTGCGAAAGGCTTTGATGAAAGTTGACACTGACTTGAGGGTTCTGCTGTCTGGTACACTGTTTCAGAACAACTTCTGTGAGTACTTCAACACTTTGTGCTTGGCTAGACCCAAGTTTATCCATGAGGTTCTAATGGAGTTGGACGAGAAGTTCAATACCAACCAAACTGTGCAAAAGGCGCCTCACTTGATCGAAAACAGAGCGAGGAAGTTCTTCCTTGACATCATAGCCAAGAAGATTGACACAAAAGTTGGAGACGAGCGCTTGCAAGGACTTAACATGTTGAGGAACATGACCAGCGGTTTCATCGATAACTATGAAGGAAGTGGAAGCGGAAGTGGTGATGTTCTTCCTGGTTTGCAGATCTACACGTTGTTGATGAACTCCACTGATTTACAGCACAAGACTCTTAACAAACTTCAGACGATAATGTCCACTTACCCTGGTTATCCCCTCGAGTTGGAGCTTCTCATAACCTTAGCAGCTATCCATCCTTGGCTGGTTAAAACCTCTACATGTTGTGCTAAGTTCTTCAACCCTGAGGAGCTTTTTGAGATTGAGAAGCTCAAGCATGACGCCAAGAAAGGATCCAAAGTCATGTTTGTGCTGAACCTCGTGTTTAGGGTGGTTAAGAGGGAGAAGATTCTCATCTTCTGCCACAACATTGCGCCCATCCGCCTGTTTCTTGAGCTGTTTGAGAATGTGTTCAGGtggaagagagggagagagatcCTTACCTTAACAGGGGATCTTGAGCTGTTTGACAGAGGCAGAGTGATAGACAAATTCGAAGAACACGGAGGTCCTTCTCGTGTTCTGCTGGCTTCCATCACAGCTTGTGCAGAAGGGATCAGTCTAACTGCTGCTTCAAGGGTGATCATGCTTGACTCGGAGTGGAATCCTTCCAAGACAAAGCAAGCAATAGCACGCGCGTTCAGACCAGGACAGCAGAAAGTGGTGTACGTCTACCAGCTCTTGTCCAGAGGAACACTTGAGGAAGACAAATACAGGAGGACGACGTGGAAAGAGTGGGTCTCAAGTATGATTTTCAGCGAAGAATTTGTAGAGGACCCGTCACAGTGGCAAGCTGAAAAGATTGAAGATGATGTTCTCAGAGAGATCGTAGAGGAAGACAAAGTCAAATCCTTCCATATGATCATGAAGAACGAGAAAGCTTCAACTGGTTGA
- the LOC108819103 gene encoding asparagine--tRNA ligase, chloroplastic/mitochondrial: protein MNTKNIKRLTAMAAAFLPATTLRLTPFSTLRFLSSFPLSNPLFRPLRRPLLEGFPTNARRRCFCTAVPQSPGSGEGKKVENNYENRFGSIVGEFRRKLKIAEVKGGADQGLSRVGQSLSIMGWVRTLRSQSSVTFIEINDGSCLSNLQCVMNPDAEGYDQVESGSVLTGASISVQGTIEASQGTKQKVELKVDKIIVVGKCDSSYPVQKKRVSREFLRTKAHLRPRTNTFGAVARVRNALAYATHKFFQESGFFWVASPIITASDCEGAGEQFCVTTLIPSSHETTDTSIDAIPKTKGGLVDWSQDFFGKPAFLTVSGQLNGETYATALSDIYTFGPTFRAENSNTSRHLAEFWMIEPELAFADLNDDMACATAYLQYVVKYVLDNCKEDMEFFDTWIEKGIIHRLSDVVEKEFLQLGYTDAIELLLKANKKFEFPVKWGLDLQSEHERYITEEAFGGRPVIIRDYPKEIKAFYMRENDDGKTVAAMDMLVPRIGELIGGSQREERLEVLEARLDALKLDKESYWWYLDLRRYGSVPHAGFGLGFERLVQFATGIDNIRDVIPFPRSPGSADF from the exons ATGAACACAAAAAACATAAAGAGACTGACTGCAATGGCGGCCGCGTTTCTGCCGGCGACGACGCTCCGTCTCACTCCCTTCTCTACTCTCAGATTCTTATCCTCATTCCCTCTTTCTAATCCTCTCTTCCGCCCTCTACGCCGCCCGCTTCTCGAAGGTTTTCCGACAAATGCTCGCCGGAGATGCTTTTGCACCGCCGTCCCCCAATCTCCCGGTTCCGGCGAGGGAAAGAAGGTGGAGAACAACTACGAGAATCGGTTCGGGAGTATAGTTGGAGAATTCAGGAGGAAGTTGAAGATAGCTGAAGTGAAAGGAGGAGCAGACCAAGGGTTGAGTCGGGTCGGGCAGAGCCTCAGCATCATGGGTTGGGTCCGTACACTTCGTTCTCAGAGCAGTGTCACGTTCATCGAG ATAAATGATGGTTCATGCTTATCCAACTTGCAATGTGTGATGAATCCTGACGCTGAGGGGTATGATCAG GTAGAATCTGGTTCGGTGTTGACTGGAGCATCGATATCGGTACAAGGTACTATTGAGGCCAGCCAGGGGACTAAGCAAAAGGTGGAGCTTAAGGTTGACAAAATCATTGTG GTTGGCAAGTGTGACTCTTCCTATCCGGTTCAGAAGAAGAGGGTTAGCCGGGAATTTTTGAGGACCAAGGCTCATCTTCGTCCAAGAACCAATACTTTTGGAGCG GTAGCGAGGGTTAGGAATGCTCTGGCTTATGCTACGCACAAGTTTTTTCAAGAAAGTGGATTTTTCTGGGTGGCAAGCCCAATTATCACTGCTTCGGATTGTGAAGGAGCTGGAGAACAGTTTTGTGTCACCACACTC ATTCCTAGCTCCCATGAGACCACTGATACTTCCATTGATGCGATCCCTAAAACAAAGGGAGGGTTGGTCGATTGGTCTCAG GACTTCTTCGGGAAACCAGCATTCTTGACAGTCTCTGGCCAACTCAATGGAGAAACTTATGCCACCGCTCTCTCAGAT ATATACACGTTTGGTCCTACATTTCGAGCAGAGAATTCCAACACTTCCAGGCACTTGGCTGAATTCTGG ATGATTGAACCAGAACTTGCTTTTGCCGACCTGAATGATGACATGGCCTGTGCCACCGCCTACCTCCAGTACGTC GTAAAATACGTTCTTGATAACTGCAAGGAAGACATGGAGTTTTTTGATACGTGGATTGAGAAAGGAATCATTCATCGCTTGAGT GACGTAGTTGAGAAAGAGTTTCTACAGCTGGGTTACACAGACGCCATTGAACTTCTTCTGAAAGCAAACAAGAAATTTGAATTCCCG GTGAAGTGGGGGCTCGATTTGCAGAGCGAGCATGAAAGGTACATAACAGAGGAGGCATTTGGGGGTCGTCCTGTGATAATAAGAGACTATCCCAAGGAGATAAAAGCGTTTTATATGCGTGAGAATGATGATGGGAAGACAGTGGCAGCAATGGATATGCTCGTGCCTCGG ATAGGTGAACTGATAGGTGGAAGCCAAAGAGAGGAAAGACTTGAAGTGTTGGAAGCGAGACTTGATGCTTTGAAACTCGACAAAGAGAGCTACTGGTGGTACCTTGACCTCCGTCGCTATGGTTCAg TTCCTCACGCGGGATTTGGGCTAGGGTTTGAGAGACTGGTTCAGTTTGCCACTGGAATTGATAATATCAGAGACGTTATTCCTTTCCCGCGCTCACCTGGATCTGCTGACTTCTGA
- the LOC130502217 gene encoding RING-H2 finger protein ATL79-like translates to MRLLSSEPQVNSTCESQSCSWKPYSHPNDFAANASILLIIIFSSLICVLSLQAALRCCLRPVLQEDPKPDPDPEISRSEAFPVLFYSPGLNLAGTECIICLSEFEEGDSIRVLDRCKHGFHVHCIQQWFSSNSSCPTCRTDISSSPTGTT, encoded by the coding sequence ATGCGGCTGCTATCATCCGAACCTCAAGTTAACTCTACATGTGAGTCCCAAAGCTGCAGCTGGAAGCCTTACTCTCATCCCAATGACTTTGCTGCCAACGCCTCTATCCTTCTCATCATCATTTTCTCATCTCTCATCTGCGTCCTCTCTCTCCAGGCTGCCTTACGTTGTTGCCTCCGTCCAGTCCTCCAGGAAGACCCTAAACCCGACCCTGACCCTGAGATCTCTCGTTCAGAAGCTTTCCCGGTACTTTTCTACTCCCCTGGACTGAACCTGGCAGGCACTGAGTGCATCATTTGCTTGTCTGAATTCGAGGAAGGTGACAGCATCCGCGTGTTGGATAGATGCAAACATGGATTCCATGTTCACTGCATCCAGCAGTGGTTCTCCTCCAACTCTTCCTGTCCCACTTGCCGTACAGACATCTCTTCCTCACCAACAGGAACTACTTAG